The following are encoded in a window of Panicum virgatum strain AP13 chromosome 5N, P.virgatum_v5, whole genome shotgun sequence genomic DNA:
- the LOC120676494 gene encoding probable serine/threonine-protein kinase PBL7 isoform X3, giving the protein MGFLACLYRCPQEEDDEEKEGEQLKINHQVASERCPLNTGSIVQIEGTQPISRHDEAIIFPLHQLADATKNFREDCLLGRGGFGCVYKATLSDGQVVAVKQLDLNGHQGNREFLVEVLMLNLLHHPNLVNLFGYCVDGDQRLLVYEYMPLGSLEDHLHDLAPDQEPLDWKTRMKIAAGAAAGLEYLHDKAHPPVIYRDIKPSNILLGEEYHAKLSDFGLAKLGPVGDKTHVTTRVMGTHGYCAPEYASTGQLTIKSDIYSFGVVFLELITGRRPHDSNRPPEEQDLVAWICLQARPLFKDQRKFPKMADPLLHGRFPRRGLYQGLAIAAMCLQEKAKNRPPIREVAAALSYLASQTYDRNNTVARRNRAGPSTSRVLDDQMNQDTLLPSQQEVEMPVHCQMNHIIPGVKETSWSGSHRAGRGIVAPNGIDRERALADANVWAEAWRHQEKASKMRLQSEPDLDL; this is encoded by the exons ATGGGGTTCTTGGCGTGCCTGTACCGGTGTCCTCaggaggaggatgacgaggagaaGGAAGGGGAGCAGCTGAAGATCAATCACCAAGTCGCCTCAG AAAGATGCCCGCTGAACACTGGGAGCATTGTTCAAATAGAAGGAACCCAACCAATCAGTAGACATGATgaagcaatcatcttcccgttacATCAGCTTGCTGATGCTACTAAAAACTTCAGGGAGGATTGTCTTTTGGGGCGAGGAGGCTTTGGTTGTGTGTACAAGGCTACTCTTAGTGATGGGCAG GTTGTTGCAGTCAAACAACTTGATCTAAATGGGCATCAGGGGAACAGAGAATTCCTTGTGGAGGTTCTCATGCTCAACCTCCTGCATCACCCTAATCTAGTCAATTTGTTTGGATACTGCGTTGATGGTGATCAGCGTTTGCTTGTCTATGAGTATATGCCATTGGGATCTCTAGAAGACCATCTGCATG ATCTTGCACCGGATCAAGAACCTCTAGATTGGAAAACAAGGATGAAGATAGCTGCTGGTGCAGCTGCTGGTTTGGAATACTTGCATGATAAGGCACATCCTCCAGTCATTTACCGAGATATTAAACCATCAAACATTCTTCTTGGTGAAGAGTATCATGCAAAACTGTCTGACTTTGGACTTGCTAAGCTTGGTCCGGTTGGCGATAAGACTCATGTGACAACCCGTGTTATGGGGACACATGGTTATTGTGCTCCTGAATACGCCTCAACTGGACAGCTAACAATTAAGTCCGACATCTATAGTTTTGGTGTCGTCTTCCTTGAGCTAATTACAGGGCGAAGACCACATGATAGCAATCGGCCTCCTGAGGAGCAAGACTTAGTTGCATG GATCTGTCTACAGGCTCGTCCATTGTtcaaagatcaaagaaaatttcCTAAGATGGCTGATCCTTTATTGCATGGCCGCTTTCCAAGGAGGGGTTTATATCAGGGGTTGGCTATTGCAGCAATGTGTTTGCAGGAGAAAGCTAAAAACCGACCTCCCATTAGGGAAGTTGCTGCTGCTCTCTCTTATTTAGCCTCACAAACATATGATAGGAATAATACGGTTGCTCGTCGTAACCGTGCTGGCCCTTCGACATCAAGGGTTTTGGACGATCAAATGAACCAGGACACCTTGTTGCCTAGCCAGCAAGAAGTTGAGATGCCAGTTCATTGCCAGATGAATCACATCATACCAGGAGTGAAGGAAACATCCTGGAGTGGTTCACATCGTGCAGGAAGGGGCATAGTTGCTCCAAATGGCATTGATAGGGAGCGTGCACTTGCAGATGCTAATGTATGGGCCGAGGCTTGGAGACACCAAGAGAAGGCAAGCAAAATGCGGTTGCAATCAGAGCCGGACTTGGATCTCTAG
- the LOC120676513 gene encoding protein FAR1-RELATED SEQUENCE 1-like: protein MLNVFSIGMRSTQLSESLNNALKGNLKSDLDLIRFLKRVDHVVQDKREKEIQAEFESIKKQPRIGMSAPMLLQTSMIYTPAIFEVFQAEYEKHLAAYTVGSNGTNEFVIAIGALIGTLTVEEERKVIVNAADQMVSCSCRLFERIGILCRHALKGLDLVNIKILPERYILKRWTRDARSGIIQDKHGRDIVENPNLDAAIRYKNLCKMFISLASRAADFEDSYLLVEEALHNVSKQVEEKIKGTPNINAEKSGAEQTFSLPEQYAHVVGLKKKEKQKGGSKRKKSWIDKLTKKKKKKSNKKKKEQACAT from the coding sequence ATGCTGAATGTTTTTTCAATAGGAATGAGAAGTACACAACTAAGCGAGAGTCTGAATAATGCACTAAAAGGCAATTTAAAATCAGACCTTGATCTCATAAGGTTCCTAAAGCGTGTTGACCATGTTGTTCAAGATAAGAGAGAGAAGGAGATACAAGCTGAATTTGAATCTATAAAGAAACAACCAAGGATTGGGATGAGTGCACCTATGTTACTACAAACAAGTATGATTTATACACCTGCAATATTTGAAGTCTTTCAGGCTGAATATGAAAAGCACCTGGCAGCCTACACAGTAGGTTCAAATGGAACTAATGAATTTGTCATTGCAATTGGAGCTCTCATAGGAACATTAACAGTTGAAGAAGAGCGCAAAGTTATAGTCAACGCGGCTGATCAAATGGTTTCATGTAGCTGTCGACTTTTTGAAAGAATTGGTATATTATGTAGGCATGCACTGAAAGGTCTAGATTTGGTGAACATTAAGATATTGCCTGAAAGATACATTTTGAAACGATGGACCAGAGATGCAAGATCAGGGATTATCCAAGATAAGCATGGGAGGGATATAGTGGAAAATCCTAACTTAGATGCTGCAATACGGTATAAAAATCTTTGCAAAATGTTCATTTCATTGGCTTCAAGAGCTGCTGATTTTGAAGACAGCTACTTGCTTGTGGAAGAGGCACTTCATAACGTGAGTAAGCAGGTGGAAGAAAAAATTAAAGGAACTCCTAACATTAATGCAGAAAAGTCTGGTGCTGAACAAACATTCAGCTTGCCAGAACAATATGCTCATGTCGTTGGTctaaagaagaaagaaaagcaaAAAGGTGGATCAAAACGAAAGAAGAGTTGGATTGACAAACTTactaagaaaaagaagaaaaaatcaaacaagaaaaaaaaagagcaagCATGTGCGACATGA
- the LOC120676494 gene encoding probable serine/threonine-protein kinase PBL7 isoform X2 — MGFLACLYRCPQEEDDEEKEGEQLKINHQVASVGYSKSSERCPLNTGSIVQIEGTQPISRHDEAIIFPLHQLADATKNFREDCLLGRGGFGCVYKATLSDGQVVAVKQLDLNGHQGNREFLVEVLMLNLLHHPNLVNLFGYCVDGDQRLLVYEYMPLGSLEDHLHDLAPDQEPLDWKTRMKIAAGAAAGLEYLHDKAHPPVIYRDIKPSNILLGEEYHAKLSDFGLAKLGPVGDKTHVTTRVMGTHGYCAPEYASTGQLTIKSDIYSFGVVFLELITGRRPHDSNRPPEEQDLVAWARPLFKDQRKFPKMADPLLHGRFPRRGLYQGLAIAAMCLQEKAKNRPPIREVAAALSYLASQTYDRNNTVARRNRAGPSTSRVLDDQMNQDTLLPSQQEVEMPVHCQMNHIIPGVKETSWSGSHRAGRGIVAPNGIDRERALADANVWAEAWRHQEKASKMRLQSEPDLDL, encoded by the exons ATGGGGTTCTTGGCGTGCCTGTACCGGTGTCCTCaggaggaggatgacgaggagaaGGAAGGGGAGCAGCTGAAGATCAATCACCAAGTCGCCTCAG TGGGTTATTCAAAATCTTCAGAAAGATGCCCGCTGAACACTGGGAGCATTGTTCAAATAGAAGGAACCCAACCAATCAGTAGACATGATgaagcaatcatcttcccgttacATCAGCTTGCTGATGCTACTAAAAACTTCAGGGAGGATTGTCTTTTGGGGCGAGGAGGCTTTGGTTGTGTGTACAAGGCTACTCTTAGTGATGGGCAG GTTGTTGCAGTCAAACAACTTGATCTAAATGGGCATCAGGGGAACAGAGAATTCCTTGTGGAGGTTCTCATGCTCAACCTCCTGCATCACCCTAATCTAGTCAATTTGTTTGGATACTGCGTTGATGGTGATCAGCGTTTGCTTGTCTATGAGTATATGCCATTGGGATCTCTAGAAGACCATCTGCATG ATCTTGCACCGGATCAAGAACCTCTAGATTGGAAAACAAGGATGAAGATAGCTGCTGGTGCAGCTGCTGGTTTGGAATACTTGCATGATAAGGCACATCCTCCAGTCATTTACCGAGATATTAAACCATCAAACATTCTTCTTGGTGAAGAGTATCATGCAAAACTGTCTGACTTTGGACTTGCTAAGCTTGGTCCGGTTGGCGATAAGACTCATGTGACAACCCGTGTTATGGGGACACATGGTTATTGTGCTCCTGAATACGCCTCAACTGGACAGCTAACAATTAAGTCCGACATCTATAGTTTTGGTGTCGTCTTCCTTGAGCTAATTACAGGGCGAAGACCACATGATAGCAATCGGCCTCCTGAGGAGCAAGACTTAGTTGCATGG GCTCGTCCATTGTtcaaagatcaaagaaaatttcCTAAGATGGCTGATCCTTTATTGCATGGCCGCTTTCCAAGGAGGGGTTTATATCAGGGGTTGGCTATTGCAGCAATGTGTTTGCAGGAGAAAGCTAAAAACCGACCTCCCATTAGGGAAGTTGCTGCTGCTCTCTCTTATTTAGCCTCACAAACATATGATAGGAATAATACGGTTGCTCGTCGTAACCGTGCTGGCCCTTCGACATCAAGGGTTTTGGACGATCAAATGAACCAGGACACCTTGTTGCCTAGCCAGCAAGAAGTTGAGATGCCAGTTCATTGCCAGATGAATCACATCATACCAGGAGTGAAGGAAACATCCTGGAGTGGTTCACATCGTGCAGGAAGGGGCATAGTTGCTCCAAATGGCATTGATAGGGAGCGTGCACTTGCAGATGCTAATGTATGGGCCGAGGCTTGGAGACACCAAGAGAAGGCAAGCAAAATGCGGTTGCAATCAGAGCCGGACTTGGATCTCTAG
- the LOC120676494 gene encoding probable serine/threonine-protein kinase PBL7 isoform X4, which translates to MGFLACLYRCPQEEDDEEKEGEQLKINHQVASERCPLNTGSIVQIEGTQPISRHDEAIIFPLHQLADATKNFREDCLLGRGGFGCVYKATLSDGQVVAVKQLDLNGHQGNREFLVEVLMLNLLHHPNLVNLFGYCVDGDQRLLVYEYMPLGSLEDHLHDLAPDQEPLDWKTRMKIAAGAAAGLEYLHDKAHPPVIYRDIKPSNILLGEEYHAKLSDFGLAKLGPVGDKTHVTTRVMGTHGYCAPEYASTGQLTIKSDIYSFGVVFLELITGRRPHDSNRPPEEQDLVAWARPLFKDQRKFPKMADPLLHGRFPRRGLYQGLAIAAMCLQEKAKNRPPIREVAAALSYLASQTYDRNNTVARRNRAGPSTSRVLDDQMNQDTLLPSQQEVEMPVHCQMNHIIPGVKETSWSGSHRAGRGIVAPNGIDRERALADANVWAEAWRHQEKASKMRLQSEPDLDL; encoded by the exons ATGGGGTTCTTGGCGTGCCTGTACCGGTGTCCTCaggaggaggatgacgaggagaaGGAAGGGGAGCAGCTGAAGATCAATCACCAAGTCGCCTCAG AAAGATGCCCGCTGAACACTGGGAGCATTGTTCAAATAGAAGGAACCCAACCAATCAGTAGACATGATgaagcaatcatcttcccgttacATCAGCTTGCTGATGCTACTAAAAACTTCAGGGAGGATTGTCTTTTGGGGCGAGGAGGCTTTGGTTGTGTGTACAAGGCTACTCTTAGTGATGGGCAG GTTGTTGCAGTCAAACAACTTGATCTAAATGGGCATCAGGGGAACAGAGAATTCCTTGTGGAGGTTCTCATGCTCAACCTCCTGCATCACCCTAATCTAGTCAATTTGTTTGGATACTGCGTTGATGGTGATCAGCGTTTGCTTGTCTATGAGTATATGCCATTGGGATCTCTAGAAGACCATCTGCATG ATCTTGCACCGGATCAAGAACCTCTAGATTGGAAAACAAGGATGAAGATAGCTGCTGGTGCAGCTGCTGGTTTGGAATACTTGCATGATAAGGCACATCCTCCAGTCATTTACCGAGATATTAAACCATCAAACATTCTTCTTGGTGAAGAGTATCATGCAAAACTGTCTGACTTTGGACTTGCTAAGCTTGGTCCGGTTGGCGATAAGACTCATGTGACAACCCGTGTTATGGGGACACATGGTTATTGTGCTCCTGAATACGCCTCAACTGGACAGCTAACAATTAAGTCCGACATCTATAGTTTTGGTGTCGTCTTCCTTGAGCTAATTACAGGGCGAAGACCACATGATAGCAATCGGCCTCCTGAGGAGCAAGACTTAGTTGCATGG GCTCGTCCATTGTtcaaagatcaaagaaaatttcCTAAGATGGCTGATCCTTTATTGCATGGCCGCTTTCCAAGGAGGGGTTTATATCAGGGGTTGGCTATTGCAGCAATGTGTTTGCAGGAGAAAGCTAAAAACCGACCTCCCATTAGGGAAGTTGCTGCTGCTCTCTCTTATTTAGCCTCACAAACATATGATAGGAATAATACGGTTGCTCGTCGTAACCGTGCTGGCCCTTCGACATCAAGGGTTTTGGACGATCAAATGAACCAGGACACCTTGTTGCCTAGCCAGCAAGAAGTTGAGATGCCAGTTCATTGCCAGATGAATCACATCATACCAGGAGTGAAGGAAACATCCTGGAGTGGTTCACATCGTGCAGGAAGGGGCATAGTTGCTCCAAATGGCATTGATAGGGAGCGTGCACTTGCAGATGCTAATGTATGGGCCGAGGCTTGGAGACACCAAGAGAAGGCAAGCAAAATGCGGTTGCAATCAGAGCCGGACTTGGATCTCTAG
- the LOC120676449 gene encoding serine/threonine-protein kinase RUNKEL-like, producing the protein MNNFHVYEAIGRGKHSTVYKGRKKKTIEYFAVKSVDKSQRSKVLNEVRMLHSLDHANVLKFYSWYETSAHFWLILEYCVGGDLKGLLEQDKKLPENSIHDLAYDLVRALQFLHSQGIIYCDLKPSNILLDESGCMKLCDFGLARRLKDIEKTNPGDVPQPMRGTPCYMAPELFREGGVHSYASDFWALGCVLYECYTGRPPFVGREFTQLVKSIISDPTPPLPDNPSRSLQNLIDCLLMKDPAERLQWSELCEHNFWRTSIPMIPLPPQPAFDNMIELSATPYLAERNGDKPSRQLTPPKHREYIGLKKKDENSTKGFKTPVKNLHSVKRNSAKPKADGFKGVNILRMSRIAKLNLQRERDKENYRRPPTETSENETEVKIENNDMELDFGENPEGDVPDDTDGSDHPGSAAHGKPQATDGNEENCMANQVDMLTDEGSVTPDIMMKTEQTSCSDNLDVVATPPSICMRKAQRAKVTPCSANGSEPTNIFEAFWHPTDLAVKPVMPSRKADKAVDTVPTLPFEALTACDYIKLPQEQLNAFNSQILQSLSGTFQVSEKQNTIRYLEMLSMNSDAANKITNGPIMLLLIKMLRLSKTSVLRVQIASLMGLLIRYSTALDVELASSGILNALSDGLRDKHDKLRRFCMATLGELLFYISTKSDQDTKEINTQVSPLKDNRPATSWQVPNAVIALVSSILRKGEDDLAQLYALRTIDNICSQGTEWTSRFASQDAIGNLCYIYKTTGKQESTRLIAGSCLARLSRFSPSCIHLILEKIPFKDIASTLIKGNPREQQISLNILNSALVNSHTVTNMNRYIHSLSDDKQLVPGLISLIEQGTDVLRGKALLFVALLCKNSRRWLPHLFCNAKLISAVDRLGKEKEGFIHKCTEAFVQLVASLVPAILDTVCSDIQQVMTGKRHGPVTPLAGRAHPKSTIYLFPVILHLLGSASFRHRVMTSHVLLQLANLIKILEAPFQARDDFQITLLRILEAATEEPSVVLDEHKIFISRIIPSLSILYKGNKDGDARFLCLKILSDVMIVIFSDSSLTTDEQTISDLKLISLKHFLPLYPSFAEDEDPIPIYAQKLLVMLLEHDCMKVSDILHKATVSQCFEFLLGDLSNANVSSVKLCFALASAPEMDTRILSQLQVVRRIGNLLEFVAAKDMDDFLEPTLELCRAFIIRGIGSNRSTTLSKNPALLVDSAFSMSIAVDQQSYVTDICDFGGNIGIFLELVGNSDPQISDLASDCVVLLLKAAPREATVGLLTNLPKLSSVMDLLKHDSCLRLTRLLYGLGFSCRQYLAQGMILSISMSALMRVEGLVSVFKGSNDNFLADAAAYLGAELQRLPRCG; encoded by the exons ATGAACAACTTCCACGTCTACGAGGCCATCGGCCGCGGCAAGCACTCG ACGGTGTATAAGGGGCGGAAGAAGAAGACCATCGAGTACTTCGCCGTCAAGAGTGTTGACAAGTCGCAGCGCTCCAAGGTCCTCAACGAG GTTCGGATGCTCCATTCTTTAGACCATGCAAATGTCCTGAAATTTTACTCTTG GTATGAAACCTCCGCACATTTCTGGTTAATATTGGAGTATTGCGTTGGTGGAGACCTGAAGGGCTTGCTTGAGCAG GATAAGAAGCTTCCTGAAAATTCTATTCATGACCTGGCTTACGATCTCGTCAGAGCTCTTCA GTTCTTGCATTCTCAAGGAATTATATATTGTGATCTGAAGCCATCAAACATTCTACTTGATGAATCTGGATGCATGAAG CTATGCGACTTTGGATTAGCAAGGCGCTTAAAAGACATCGAGAAAACCAATCCTGGAGAT GTGCCACAACCCATGAGGGGTACACCATGCTATATGGCTCCTGAATTATTTCGAGAGGGAGGAGTCCACTCATATGCTTCTGATTTCTGGGCACTTGGTTGTGTTTTGTATGAATGCTATACAGGAAGGCCCCCTTTTGTGGGTAGAGAATTCACACAGTTAGTCAAATCTATAATTTCGGATCCTACACCGCCTTTACCTGATAATCCATCAAGGTCCTTGCAAAATCTGATTGATTGCTTGCTCATGAAAGATCCGGCAGAAAGATTACAGTGGTCTGAATTGTGTGAACACAACTTTTGGAGAACAAGTATACCGATGATTCCTTTACCACCTCAGCCTGCTTTTGACAACATGATAGAACTTTCTGCTACACCATATCTAGCTGAGAGAAATGGTGACAAGCCTTCCAGACAGTTGACACCACCCAAGCACCGTGAGTATATTGGCCTTAAAAAGAAGGATGAAAATTCTACCAAGGGTTTCAAAACGCCTGTTAAGAATTTGCATAGTGTTAAGAGAAATAGCGCGAAACCTAAGGCTGATGGTTTCAAAGGTGTAAATATCCTCAGGATGTCTCGCATAGCTAAGTTGAATTTGCAAAGGGAAAGGGACAAGGAGAACTACAGGCGTCCTCCCACAGAAACATCTGAGAATGAAACTGAAGTTAAGATAGAAAATAATGACATGGAGCTTGATTTTGGTGAAAATCCAGAGGGAGATGTGCCTGATGACACTGACGGATCTGATCATCCAGGATCAGCAGCACATGGAAAGCCTCAAGCCACTGATGGTAATGAAGAGAATTGTATGGCAAATCAGGTTGACATGCTTACAGATGAGGGGTCAGTTACGCCTGATATCATGATGAAGACTGAGCAGACTTCTTGTTCAGATAACCTGGATGTGGTGGCCACTCCACCAAGTATCTGTATGCGAAAAGCACAACGTGCAAAAGTAACTCCATGTTCTGCAAATGGTTCTGAGCCAACTAACATCTTTGAAGCATTCTGGCATCCAACAGACCTTGCAGTTAAACCTGTTATGCCTAGTAGGAAAGCTGATAAAGCTGTGGACACGGTTCCCACACTTCCTTTCGAAGCTCTTACAGCATGTGATTATATTAAGTTGCCACAGGAGCAGTTGAATGCATTCAACAGTCAGATACTTCAGAGTTTAAGTGGAACTTTTCAGGTTTCAGAAAAACAAAATACAATCAGATACCTAGAGATGTTAAGCATGAACTCAGATGCTgcaaacaaaataactaatggCCCAATTATGTTGCTTCTTATAAAAATGCTTCGACTGTCAAAAACTTCAGTCTTACGTGTCCAAATTGCCTCACTTATGGGGTTGTTGATACGTTATTCcacggctcttgatgtggagctgGCAAGTTCAGGAATTCTCAATGCGCTATCAGATGGATTAAGGGATAAGCATGATAAACTCAGGAGATTCTGTATGGCAACACTGGGAGAGTTGTTATTCTACATTTCTACCAAGTCTGATCAagataccaaagaaatcaatacCCAAGTATCCCCTTTGAAGGATAACAGGCCTGCAACTTCATGGCAG GTTCCTAATGCTGTAATTGCACTGGTGTCATCTATCTTGCGAAAGGGCGAAGATGATCTAGCTCAGTTATATGCCTTACGGACAATTGATAACATATGTAGCCAAGGAACAGAATGGACATCCCGTTTTGCTTCCCAGGATGCTATTGGAAACTTGTGCTACATCTATAAAACAACTGGAAAGCAGGAGAGTACAAGGCTCATTGCAGGATCTTGTTTGGCTCGCCTTTCTCGCTTCAGTCCATCGTGTATCCATTTAATCCTGGAGAAGATACCATTCAAGGATATTGCATCCACACTCATCAAGGGAAATCCACGTGAACAGCAGATTAGTCTTAATATTCTCAATTCGGCATTAGTTAACAGTCATACTGTAACAAATATGAACCGCTATATTCATTCATTATCAGATGACAAACAATTGGTCCCTGGGCTCATTTCTCTGATAGAACAGGGAACTGATGTTCTGCGAGGGAAAGCCCTTTTGTTTGTTGCTCTACTTTGCAAGAACAGTCGAAGGTGGCTTCCTCATTTGTTTTGCAATGCAAAATTAATATCAGCAGTTGATAGATTGGGAAAGGAGAAGGAGGGTTTCATTCATAAATGTACAGAAGCATTCGTGCAGTTGGTGGCTTCTTTGGTCCCTGCTATTCTTGACACAGTCTGCAGTGATATACAGCAGGTTATGACTGGCAAACGCCATGGACCTGTTACTCCTTTAGCTGGGCGAGCTCATCCAAAGAGCACGATTTATCTGTTTCCAGTTATTCTTCATCTTCTGGGAAGTGCATCCTTCAGGCACAGAGTCATGACAAGCCATGTATTGCTTCAGCTGGCAAATCTTATTAAAATTTTGGAGGCACCGTTTCAG GCTAGGGATGATTTCCAGATAACATTGTTGCGAATTCTTGAAGCTGCTACAGAGGAGCCTTCTGTTGTACTCGATGAACACAAAATATTCATCAGTCGTATCATCCCAAGCTTATCCATCTTATACAAGGGCAATAAAGATGGTGATGCCAGATTTCTGTGTTTGAAGATACTCTCTGATGTGATGATTGTGATCTTCAGTGATTCTTCATTAACTACTGACGAGCAAACGATAAGTGATTTGAAATTGATCTCTCTGAAGCATTTTCTGCCACTGTACCCTTCTTTTGCAGAGGATGAAGATCCCATACCCATATATGCACAGAAACTGCTAGTGATGCTACTGGAACATGATTGTATGAAAGTTTCTGATATCCTGCACAAAGCAACAGTATCCCAATGCTTCGAATTTTTATTAGGAGATCTGTCAAATGCAAATGTAAGCAGTGTCAAGCTTTGCTTTGCCCTGGCATCTGCTCCCGAGATGGACACCCGTATTCTTTCTCAGCTTCAAGTTGTTCGAAGAATAGGGAACCTACTTGAGTTTGTTGCTGCAAAAGACATGGATGATTTTCTTGAACCAACCCTAGAACTTTGCAGAGCTTTCATTATCCGTGGCATTGGCAGCAACAGAAGTACCACCCTCTCCAAAAACCCAGCACTCCTTGTTGACAGTGCGTTCAGCATGAGCATTGCTGTTGATCAACAAAGTTACGTTACGGATATATGCGACTTTGGTGGCAACATCGGTATTTTTCTTGAGCTAGTTGGCAATTCAGATCCACAGATAAGTGACTTGGCGTCAGATTGTGTGGTTTTGTTACTCAAGGCAGCACCTCGAGAGGCAACAGTGGGCTTGTTGACGAATCTTCCTAAATTGAGTAGTGTCATGGACTTGCTGAAGCATGACAGCTGCCTACGGCTGACTCGCTTACTATATGGCCTAGGCTTCTCATGCAGACAATATCTAGCCCAGGGAATGATCCTGTCAATATCAATGTCAGCTTTGATGCGAGTTGAAGGACTTGTTTCAGTTTTCAAGGGCTCCAATGATAACTTTCttgctgatgctgctgcttATTTGGGCGCTGAACTGCAGCGCTTACCTCGCTGTGGTTGA
- the LOC120676494 gene encoding probable serine/threonine-protein kinase PBL7 isoform X1, with product MGFLACLYRCPQEEDDEEKEGEQLKINHQVASVGYSKSSERCPLNTGSIVQIEGTQPISRHDEAIIFPLHQLADATKNFREDCLLGRGGFGCVYKATLSDGQVVAVKQLDLNGHQGNREFLVEVLMLNLLHHPNLVNLFGYCVDGDQRLLVYEYMPLGSLEDHLHDLAPDQEPLDWKTRMKIAAGAAAGLEYLHDKAHPPVIYRDIKPSNILLGEEYHAKLSDFGLAKLGPVGDKTHVTTRVMGTHGYCAPEYASTGQLTIKSDIYSFGVVFLELITGRRPHDSNRPPEEQDLVAWICLQARPLFKDQRKFPKMADPLLHGRFPRRGLYQGLAIAAMCLQEKAKNRPPIREVAAALSYLASQTYDRNNTVARRNRAGPSTSRVLDDQMNQDTLLPSQQEVEMPVHCQMNHIIPGVKETSWSGSHRAGRGIVAPNGIDRERALADANVWAEAWRHQEKASKMRLQSEPDLDL from the exons ATGGGGTTCTTGGCGTGCCTGTACCGGTGTCCTCaggaggaggatgacgaggagaaGGAAGGGGAGCAGCTGAAGATCAATCACCAAGTCGCCTCAG TGGGTTATTCAAAATCTTCAGAAAGATGCCCGCTGAACACTGGGAGCATTGTTCAAATAGAAGGAACCCAACCAATCAGTAGACATGATgaagcaatcatcttcccgttacATCAGCTTGCTGATGCTACTAAAAACTTCAGGGAGGATTGTCTTTTGGGGCGAGGAGGCTTTGGTTGTGTGTACAAGGCTACTCTTAGTGATGGGCAG GTTGTTGCAGTCAAACAACTTGATCTAAATGGGCATCAGGGGAACAGAGAATTCCTTGTGGAGGTTCTCATGCTCAACCTCCTGCATCACCCTAATCTAGTCAATTTGTTTGGATACTGCGTTGATGGTGATCAGCGTTTGCTTGTCTATGAGTATATGCCATTGGGATCTCTAGAAGACCATCTGCATG ATCTTGCACCGGATCAAGAACCTCTAGATTGGAAAACAAGGATGAAGATAGCTGCTGGTGCAGCTGCTGGTTTGGAATACTTGCATGATAAGGCACATCCTCCAGTCATTTACCGAGATATTAAACCATCAAACATTCTTCTTGGTGAAGAGTATCATGCAAAACTGTCTGACTTTGGACTTGCTAAGCTTGGTCCGGTTGGCGATAAGACTCATGTGACAACCCGTGTTATGGGGACACATGGTTATTGTGCTCCTGAATACGCCTCAACTGGACAGCTAACAATTAAGTCCGACATCTATAGTTTTGGTGTCGTCTTCCTTGAGCTAATTACAGGGCGAAGACCACATGATAGCAATCGGCCTCCTGAGGAGCAAGACTTAGTTGCATG GATCTGTCTACAGGCTCGTCCATTGTtcaaagatcaaagaaaatttcCTAAGATGGCTGATCCTTTATTGCATGGCCGCTTTCCAAGGAGGGGTTTATATCAGGGGTTGGCTATTGCAGCAATGTGTTTGCAGGAGAAAGCTAAAAACCGACCTCCCATTAGGGAAGTTGCTGCTGCTCTCTCTTATTTAGCCTCACAAACATATGATAGGAATAATACGGTTGCTCGTCGTAACCGTGCTGGCCCTTCGACATCAAGGGTTTTGGACGATCAAATGAACCAGGACACCTTGTTGCCTAGCCAGCAAGAAGTTGAGATGCCAGTTCATTGCCAGATGAATCACATCATACCAGGAGTGAAGGAAACATCCTGGAGTGGTTCACATCGTGCAGGAAGGGGCATAGTTGCTCCAAATGGCATTGATAGGGAGCGTGCACTTGCAGATGCTAATGTATGGGCCGAGGCTTGGAGACACCAAGAGAAGGCAAGCAAAATGCGGTTGCAATCAGAGCCGGACTTGGATCTCTAG